Proteins encoded by one window of Deinococcus radiodurans R1 = ATCC 13939 = DSM 20539:
- the smpB gene encoding SsrA-binding protein SmpB, whose protein sequence is MRRVYTNRRAHHEYELLERFEAGISLTGSEVKSVRAGGVDFRDAFARINGSDVDLEGLYIPVYKEATYNNHEPRRKRRLLLHREEIEKLRRGLEQKGLTLVPTRLYQKGRYFKVELALARGKKLHDKRRADAERTVARELREL, encoded by the coding sequence ATGCGCCGCGTGTATACCAACCGCCGAGCCCATCACGAATACGAACTGCTGGAGCGGTTCGAGGCGGGCATCAGTCTGACGGGCAGCGAGGTCAAGAGTGTGCGGGCGGGGGGCGTGGATTTCCGTGACGCCTTCGCCCGCATCAACGGCTCGGACGTGGACCTGGAGGGGCTGTATATCCCCGTGTACAAGGAAGCCACCTACAACAACCACGAGCCCCGCCGCAAACGTCGGCTGCTGCTGCACCGTGAGGAAATCGAAAAACTCCGGCGCGGGCTGGAGCAAAAGGGCCTGACGCTGGTGCCGACCCGGCTCTACCAGAAAGGCCGCTACTTCAAGGTCGAACTTGCCCTTGCCCGGGGCAAGAAACTGCACGACAAGCGCCGCGCCGATGCCGAGCGCACCGTGGCACGGGAGCTGCGCGAACTATGA
- a CDS encoding alpha-amylase family glycosyl hydrolase — MHHLILPALLLASAASAQAAPTSTGPSFEGQIIYQVMPDRFFDGDPSNNAGVDRANLRAWHGGDLAGLTQKLPYIQKLGATAIWMTPIYRQQTAKSFDTAAYHGYWPADFRQVDPHFGSMATFDTFMKAAKGAGMKVVLDQVINHYGYEAPAVKANPGWFNGKAQCDATKNKDVDCPLAGLPDLRQSVPAVRQQLFGNGDFWRARGVDGFRYDAIKHVERPFLLDLLKKDRAAGTWTLGEWYDADAGTVAEWQKQGFDSLFLFSLQAAMRGSVMGASSLVNVREVLRRSDELARPGEVALFLDNHDVPRFSQGSFFEDEGQARTKYGLRALLTLRGVPVLYQGTEIAMRGGADPDNRRDMRFESQWTPAEKAVYNVARDAIAVRKASPPLSRGTQTLLPVPDRQADDLLLLTREQGGQRVLVAWHNGLKRQSYSLKLSTLGIKANAQDVTKTLFAGQDAKVSVKGGYLHLSLPPKDAAAFVLR, encoded by the coding sequence ATGCACCACCTCATCCTCCCGGCGCTGCTGCTCGCCTCCGCCGCCAGCGCCCAGGCTGCGCCTACATCAACCGGCCCCAGCTTTGAAGGCCAGATCATCTATCAGGTCATGCCCGACCGTTTCTTCGACGGTGACCCTTCCAACAATGCCGGGGTGGACCGTGCCAACCTCCGCGCCTGGCACGGCGGCGACCTCGCGGGGCTGACGCAAAAGCTGCCTTACATCCAGAAACTTGGGGCGACGGCCATCTGGATGACGCCGATCTACCGCCAGCAGACCGCCAAATCCTTCGACACCGCCGCTTATCACGGCTACTGGCCCGCCGATTTCCGGCAGGTGGACCCGCACTTCGGCTCGATGGCGACCTTCGATACGTTCATGAAGGCAGCGAAAGGCGCGGGGATGAAGGTGGTCCTTGACCAGGTCATCAATCACTACGGCTACGAGGCCCCAGCGGTGAAGGCCAATCCGGGCTGGTTCAACGGCAAGGCGCAGTGCGACGCGACCAAGAACAAGGACGTGGACTGTCCCCTCGCCGGCCTACCCGACCTGCGCCAGAGCGTGCCCGCCGTGCGCCAGCAGTTGTTCGGGAACGGCGACTTCTGGCGGGCGCGAGGGGTGGACGGCTTCCGTTACGACGCGATCAAGCATGTGGAGCGGCCTTTCCTGCTCGACCTGCTGAAAAAAGACCGCGCCGCCGGCACCTGGACGCTCGGCGAGTGGTACGACGCCGACGCGGGCACGGTGGCCGAGTGGCAAAAGCAGGGGTTTGACAGCCTGTTTCTCTTCAGCTTGCAAGCGGCGATGCGCGGCAGCGTGATGGGCGCGTCCAGCCTGGTCAACGTGCGCGAGGTGCTGCGCCGCTCGGACGAACTTGCCCGGCCCGGCGAGGTGGCACTGTTTCTCGACAACCACGACGTGCCGCGTTTCTCGCAGGGCAGCTTTTTCGAGGACGAAGGGCAGGCCCGCACCAAATACGGCCTGCGGGCGCTGCTCACGCTGCGGGGCGTGCCGGTCCTCTACCAGGGCACCGAAATTGCCATGCGCGGCGGAGCCGACCCCGACAACCGGCGCGACATGCGCTTTGAAAGCCAGTGGACGCCCGCCGAAAAAGCCGTATACAACGTGGCCCGCGACGCCATTGCCGTCCGCAAGGCGAGCCCGCCCCTCAGTCGGGGCACCCAGACGCTGCTTCCCGTCCCCGACCGGCAGGCCGACGACCTGCTGCTGCTGACCCGCGAGCAGGGCGGACAGCGGGTGCTGGTGGCCTGGCACAACGGGTTGAAACGCCAGAGCTACTCGCTGAAGCTCAGTACCCTGGGAATCAAGGCGAACGCTCAGGATGTGACCAAGACGCTGTTTGCCGGGCAGGACGCCAAAGTGAGCGTGAAGGGCGGGTATTTGCACCTGAGCCTACCGCCTAAGGACGCGGCGGCGTTCGTTTTGCGGTGA
- a CDS encoding GerMN domain-containing protein, which yields MRRLFSLFNVLALLALAAAAYAYQVVQRPAELPTPPKLELLERHGVKLKVYYSDQQVKTLKPVDRTVQVVEENPTSLAQAALNAWAQGPQQGEALAVVPAGTDAPRVYVRGKHYYVDLLPAYGKLNYGSSGEWMLVCTMTRTLLERGGDDVSFLLGGKTVDTLGHIDLRRAFTRADCPN from the coding sequence ATGCGCCGCCTCTTTTCGCTGTTCAACGTGCTGGCGCTGCTCGCTCTCGCCGCCGCCGCCTACGCCTATCAGGTCGTGCAGCGCCCCGCCGAGTTGCCCACGCCCCCCAAACTCGAACTGCTCGAGCGCCACGGGGTCAAGCTCAAGGTCTACTATTCCGACCAGCAGGTCAAAACTTTGAAGCCGGTGGACCGTACCGTGCAGGTCGTCGAGGAAAACCCGACCAGCCTCGCGCAGGCCGCGCTCAACGCCTGGGCGCAGGGGCCGCAGCAGGGTGAGGCCCTCGCGGTGGTGCCCGCCGGCACCGACGCCCCGCGCGTCTACGTGCGCGGCAAGCACTACTACGTGGACCTGCTGCCCGCCTACGGCAAGCTGAACTACGGCAGCTCGGGCGAGTGGATGCTGGTGTGCACCATGACCCGCACCCTGCTCGAGCGCGGCGGGGACGACGTGTCTTTCCTGCTCGGCGGTAAGACGGTGGACACACTGGGGCACATCGACCTGCGCCGGGCGTTCACACGGGCCGACTGCCCGAACTGA
- a CDS encoding SDR family oxidoreductase, which yields MTQEAKQFEKQSGGADSNQFGAGKSAFVTGASKGIGYAVAQALAAEGYRVTITSRKQGEIDEAAQQLGENVRGVVCDVKDAAAVQSAVDAHVEAFGSLDVLFVNAGVGHFANIEQLSIEQWQDVIDTNLSGAFYTIKAAIPALKKQGGYILTLSSLAGKNPFEGGAAYNASKFGLNGLSEVVNLDLRQYDIKTTQIMPGTVATHFNDHTPNEDDFWKIQPEDIAQLTVDLLKMPARTLPSRVEVRPSRPDRKPKK from the coding sequence ATGACCCAGGAAGCAAAGCAGTTTGAAAAGCAGAGCGGCGGCGCCGACAGCAACCAATTCGGAGCCGGCAAGTCGGCCTTCGTGACCGGCGCGAGCAAGGGCATCGGCTACGCGGTGGCGCAGGCGCTTGCCGCCGAGGGCTACCGCGTGACCATCACCAGCCGCAAGCAAGGCGAGATTGATGAGGCTGCCCAGCAGCTCGGCGAGAACGTGCGCGGCGTGGTCTGCGACGTGAAAGACGCCGCCGCTGTGCAGAGTGCGGTGGACGCCCATGTAGAAGCGTTCGGCAGCCTCGACGTGCTGTTCGTCAACGCGGGCGTGGGCCACTTCGCCAACATCGAGCAACTCAGCATCGAGCAGTGGCAGGACGTCATCGACACCAACCTCTCGGGCGCCTTCTACACCATCAAGGCCGCGATTCCGGCGCTGAAAAAGCAGGGCGGCTACATCCTCACCCTGTCGAGCCTCGCGGGCAAAAACCCTTTCGAGGGCGGCGCGGCGTACAACGCCAGCAAGTTTGGCCTCAACGGCTTGAGCGAAGTCGTCAACCTCGACCTGCGCCAGTACGACATCAAGACCACCCAGATCATGCCCGGCACTGTAGCGACGCACTTCAACGACCACACGCCGAACGAGGACGATTTCTGGAAGATTCAGCCCGAGGACATCGCGCAGCTCACGGTGGACCTGCTCAAGATGCCCGCCCGCACCCTGCCGAGCCGGGTCGAAGTGCGCCCGAGCCGGCCTGACCGGAAGCCGAAGAAATAA
- a CDS encoding N-acetylmuramoyl-L-alanine amidase family protein has protein sequence MNHLQLSSNRRWARPLLLSAGLLAAGLAGAQITIGKLNLAGKEVQSANLYGAEYASRTALDGLLDIERQGEVMRVVGMGHTMLLPIDTDQVRATTDFNTVQIDTERVKARTATWVNGVVYFPLDTLARGLGAEYRPGTFTLASPQLQSVSSRAGSTSDRLVLDLNRDVTAKVELRGAQVRIILKNTTGKAQRYTTRGAFIPSAEVKQQASDLIVSFTLPQNSGYRVYPVVRSGGTRIVADAGPGVPQDFPAVLERVGKPLIVLDPTRVEGLGRDVTLEVARRSAELLSKAGWQVSMTRDQGTALGQNQKLQLARQSDVYLALDLGRFPQTQRGGVTVYEGSGNSASQVINAVRGGQTAPYSPLVISDNGGSRRLSELLRGELKSGGVTAEQDDLRRMLTLSEAPQAALLLELGWAGNAQDRANLATEARLQALSVAVARSVANYLTTRAANASQASSSASTTQTILTGGTTRAGGQQ, from the coding sequence ATGAATCACCTTCAACTTTCCAGCAATCGCCGCTGGGCCCGGCCCCTGCTGCTCTCGGCGGGCCTGCTTGCCGCCGGACTCGCCGGGGCGCAAATCACCATCGGCAAACTCAACCTCGCGGGTAAGGAAGTGCAGAGCGCCAACCTCTACGGCGCCGAGTACGCCAGCCGCACCGCGCTCGACGGCCTGCTCGACATCGAGCGGCAGGGCGAAGTCATGCGGGTGGTCGGCATGGGGCACACCATGCTGCTGCCCATCGACACCGATCAGGTGCGCGCCACCACCGACTTCAACACCGTGCAGATCGACACCGAGCGCGTCAAGGCGCGGACGGCGACCTGGGTGAACGGCGTGGTCTATTTTCCGCTCGACACGCTGGCGCGCGGGCTGGGCGCCGAGTACCGCCCCGGCACCTTCACGCTGGCGTCGCCACAACTTCAGAGTGTAAGCAGCCGCGCGGGCAGCACGAGTGACCGCCTGGTGCTCGACCTCAACCGCGACGTGACCGCCAAGGTCGAGCTGCGCGGGGCCCAGGTCCGCATCATCCTGAAAAACACGACCGGCAAAGCGCAACGCTACACCACGCGCGGCGCCTTTATTCCCAGCGCCGAGGTCAAGCAGCAGGCGTCGGACCTCATCGTCAGCTTCACCCTGCCGCAAAACAGCGGCTACCGCGTCTACCCGGTGGTGCGTTCTGGCGGCACCCGAATCGTGGCCGACGCGGGCCCCGGCGTGCCACAGGACTTTCCGGCGGTGCTCGAGCGGGTCGGCAAACCCCTCATCGTGCTCGACCCGACGCGGGTGGAAGGACTGGGCCGCGACGTGACGCTCGAAGTGGCGCGCCGCTCGGCGGAGCTGCTGTCCAAGGCCGGCTGGCAGGTGAGTATGACCCGCGACCAGGGCACGGCGCTCGGGCAAAACCAGAAACTGCAACTTGCCCGCCAGAGCGACGTGTATCTGGCGCTCGACCTGGGCCGCTTTCCCCAGACCCAGCGCGGCGGCGTGACCGTGTATGAGGGCAGCGGCAACAGCGCCTCGCAGGTCATCAACGCGGTGCGCGGGGGGCAGACGGCGCCGTACAGCCCGCTCGTCATCAGCGACAACGGGGGCAGCCGCCGCCTCAGCGAACTGCTGCGCGGCGAACTGAAAAGCGGCGGCGTGACCGCCGAGCAAGACGACCTGCGCCGGATGCTGACGCTCAGCGAGGCGCCGCAGGCCGCGCTGCTGCTCGAACTCGGCTGGGCCGGCAACGCCCAGGACCGCGCCAACCTCGCCACCGAGGCCCGCTTGCAAGCCCTCTCGGTGGCGGTCGCCCGCAGCGTGGCCAACTACCTGACCACGCGCGCCGCCAACGCCTCGCAGGCGAGCAGCAGTGCCAGCACCACCCAGACCATCCTGACCGGCGGCACTACCCGCGCCGGGGGTCAGCAGTGA